A genomic segment from Lentimicrobium sp. L6 encodes:
- a CDS encoding bifunctional 2-polyprenyl-6-hydroxyphenol methylase/3-demethylubiquinol 3-O-methyltransferase UbiG, with the protein MPRKRILSKNKMVSMSDDWYELTDIDHFWLQWRFRIFAQLIHPFLKNDSQVFEIGCGNGIVMKQFENTYHQSIAGCDLNQFAIDHIIEDLKGTVYTYDIHDRHKDLLEKFDIIILFDVIEHIEDEKYFIESALAHLKKGGKLIINVPAHQWLYSRYDKIVGHLKRYNKKDINAIVNQIDGSSVNHKYWGFSLIPLLLVRKLYLVFQKEENVISKGFKPPHPLVNSITKLIMKLETAIPLNLPIGASLMSVIDKE; encoded by the coding sequence ATGCCAAGAAAAAGAATTCTTTCAAAAAACAAAATGGTTTCCATGTCAGATGATTGGTATGAATTAACCGATATTGATCATTTTTGGCTTCAATGGAGATTTCGCATTTTCGCTCAACTGATTCATCCTTTTCTAAAAAACGATTCACAAGTTTTTGAAATCGGCTGTGGCAATGGAATTGTCATGAAACAATTTGAGAATACTTATCATCAAAGTATTGCTGGTTGTGATTTAAATCAATTTGCCATTGACCATATAATTGAAGATTTGAAAGGCACTGTTTATACTTATGACATTCACGATAGGCATAAAGATTTATTAGAAAAATTCGATATCATCATTCTTTTTGATGTGATAGAACATATTGAAGATGAAAAATACTTTATTGAAAGTGCATTAGCCCATTTAAAAAAAGGAGGGAAATTAATCATTAATGTTCCTGCACATCAGTGGCTCTATTCTAGGTATGATAAAATTGTTGGCCACCTAAAAAGATATAACAAGAAAGATATTAATGCCATAGTCAACCAAATAGATGGCAGTTCTGTAAATCATAAATACTGGGGATTCAGTCTTATACCACTTCTGTTAGTCAGAAAGCTCTACCTGGTTTTTCAGAAAGAAGAAAATGTGATTAGCAAAGGATTCAAACCTCCTCATCCATTAGTTAATAGTATAACAAAACTCATCATGAAACTAGAAACTGCTATTCCGCTAAATCTTCCAATTGGAGCATCTTTAATGTCAGTTATTGACAAAGAATAA
- a CDS encoding glycosyltransferase, which produces MSIITFFNKKILALKPNKGNPYNYHLDRVIRTKYRHTTHDRILINGWFHNGVCPSKPFLELFYDEKLSGKIRLNQVRIDVEDIFGKCNYDTGFLSIFDVPAGAKNIQIIEPKSKQVLYEQNIADLMHEEISDYEYRSQKAIQDIPLKLRQDMAKKLDDFEFESGGGSYQQTYFSLLKYFSQTKSTEKGYNIFGYISGVFGLSEAARAYIDSLFEAKENFILVDYAEPSHAKISPEEEAKYISRFYQPFKYDTNIFLLDAGIIRILLDNCPEIFENKKNILSFWWEFETGFEDRVPLLNTFDEILVFSDFIKEVLNKVPNRKFKVRKIKYPFYIKWQIEENASIIKSRYGLENKFCFFFNFDYASGYNRKNPEASLRAFFEEFKNEDDVLILYKTNSNNTHQERLEKFNKLIEQYQLEDKVLILDKSFTKNGIMTLLNAMDCYISLHRGEGLGLGILEALHLNIPVIATDYGGNAEYMNHHLAHPVSFELIPTKDDYEIYKNVKEWAEPSHEMAKKLMREVYENANTRFNN; this is translated from the coding sequence ATGTCCATAATAACGTTTTTCAATAAGAAAATTCTTGCTCTAAAGCCAAATAAAGGAAATCCCTACAATTATCATTTAGATCGAGTTATTAGAACAAAATATCGGCACACAACCCATGATAGAATTTTAATAAATGGATGGTTTCATAATGGAGTATGTCCCAGTAAACCTTTCCTTGAATTATTCTATGATGAGAAACTTTCTGGTAAAATCCGACTGAATCAAGTCCGAATAGATGTTGAAGATATATTTGGCAAATGCAATTATGATACTGGCTTTTTAAGCATTTTTGATGTTCCTGCTGGAGCTAAAAATATTCAAATTATTGAGCCAAAATCTAAGCAAGTCTTATATGAGCAAAATATTGCAGATTTAATGCATGAAGAAATATCTGATTACGAGTATCGCAGTCAAAAAGCCATACAAGACATCCCCCTCAAATTAAGACAGGATATGGCCAAAAAGCTTGACGATTTTGAATTTGAGTCTGGTGGAGGAAGCTATCAGCAAACATATTTTTCCTTGCTAAAATACTTTTCCCAAACCAAAAGCACAGAGAAAGGATATAATATTTTTGGATATATTTCTGGAGTATTTGGTTTGAGTGAAGCAGCTAGAGCTTATATTGATTCATTATTTGAAGCAAAAGAGAATTTTATATTAGTGGATTATGCGGAACCTTCACATGCTAAGATATCACCAGAAGAAGAGGCCAAATATATAAGTCGATTTTATCAGCCTTTTAAATACGACACCAATATCTTCCTTCTAGATGCAGGAATCATAAGAATATTACTAGATAACTGTCCAGAGATATTTGAGAATAAAAAGAATATTCTCTCTTTTTGGTGGGAGTTTGAAACAGGCTTTGAAGATCGAGTTCCACTCCTGAATACATTTGATGAAATTCTAGTATTTAGTGACTTTATTAAAGAAGTGCTCAACAAGGTTCCGAATCGGAAATTTAAAGTCCGTAAAATAAAATACCCTTTTTATATAAAATGGCAAATTGAAGAAAATGCTTCTATAATCAAATCAAGATATGGCTTGGAAAACAAATTCTGTTTCTTTTTTAATTTTGACTATGCCAGTGGCTATAACAGGAAAAACCCAGAGGCATCTTTAAGAGCATTTTTTGAGGAGTTTAAGAACGAAGATGATGTTCTAATACTATATAAAACCAATAGTAATAATACACATCAGGAAAGGTTAGAAAAGTTCAACAAGCTGATTGAGCAATACCAATTAGAAGACAAGGTTCTTATTCTAGATAAATCATTTACTAAAAATGGTATAATGACCTTGCTAAATGCTATGGATTGTTATATATCACTTCACAGAGGCGAAGGGTTAGGGCTTGGTATTTTGGAAGCATTGCATTTAAATATTCCAGTAATAGCAACAGATTACGGTGGAAACGCTGAGTATATGAATCATCACTTGGCACATCCTGTTTCCTTTGAGTTAATACCCACCAAAGATGACTATGAGATATACAAAAATGTAAAGGAATGGGCAGAGCCCAGTCATGAAATGGCCAAAAAGCTGATGAGAGAGGTCTATGAGAACGCGAATACGCGGTTCAATAACTAA
- a CDS encoding sulfotransferase — protein sequence MEKQTKLNKPNFFILGAAKSGTSTLYYYLMQHPQIFLSKEKEPTFFCEDFQLIKNTVEYFKLFDQVEKETIIGEASHAYFTDPESPRIIHALFPKAKFLLILRNPVERAHSLFHFMRRVGLEETKTFEKAIHLEEERYHSVKFRKENKQYPYNYFYFRSGLFGEQLNRYFSLFEKSQFHIITMNELQMDFQGVMNKIFNFLKVDIIPSQSGKIINQGYAIKYVNLQKAMYKTQKYSKSISQQIMGFNKFEIPEIQEDTYNTLIKRYHKDQELLEELCGIRFL from the coding sequence ATGGAGAAACAAACCAAACTAAACAAGCCAAACTTTTTTATACTTGGGGCTGCAAAATCAGGAACATCTACTTTGTATTATTATTTGATGCAACATCCACAAATATTTTTAAGCAAAGAAAAAGAACCAACTTTTTTTTGCGAGGATTTTCAATTGATAAAAAATACTGTTGAATATTTCAAACTGTTTGATCAAGTTGAAAAAGAAACTATAATTGGAGAAGCTTCGCATGCCTATTTTACCGATCCAGAATCTCCTAGGATTATACATGCCCTTTTCCCTAAAGCTAAATTCCTGTTGATTTTGAGGAACCCAGTTGAAAGGGCACATTCCTTATTTCATTTTATGAGAAGGGTTGGTTTGGAGGAAACTAAGACTTTCGAAAAAGCAATTCACCTAGAAGAGGAAAGATATCATTCCGTAAAGTTTCGGAAAGAAAACAAACAATATCCTTATAATTATTTTTATTTTCGATCAGGCTTATTTGGTGAACAATTAAATAGATATTTTAGTCTTTTTGAGAAAAGCCAATTTCATATTATAACAATGAATGAATTACAAATGGACTTTCAAGGAGTAATGAATAAAATTTTTAATTTCTTAAAAGTCGATATTATACCAAGCCAAAGTGGAAAAATCATTAATCAGGGCTATGCAATTAAATATGTGAATCTTCAGAAAGCAATGTACAAAACCCAAAAATATTCCAAGAGTATTTCTCAGCAAATAATGGGGTTTAATAAATTTGAAATTCCCGAAATTCAAGAAGATACTTATAATACTCTAATTAAAAGGTATCATAAGGATCAAGAACTTCTCGAAGAATTGTGCGGTATACGTTTTCTTTAG
- a CDS encoding MBOAT family protein has product MIFNSLTFALFLPIVFVLYWFVFNKNLKVQNLLLVVASYVFYGWWDWRFLSLIFISSISDYTIGYFLAKQKGKLGRKLLLWLSLAINLGFLGFFKYYNFFSESLIEAFRYVGIHLHESSLNIILPVGISFYTFQTLSYTIDIYRKKIEPTTQIISFFAFVSFFPQLVAGPIERASKLLPQFQNARVFNVVKAKDGLRQILAGLIKKVVIADTLAIQVDLIFGGDLAATPGLVLIFGAILFVFQIYGDFSGYTDIAIGTARLFGFDLMRNFAYPFFSRNINEFWQRWHISLSTWFRDYVFIPLGGSYCSKSKQVRNIIITFTISGFWHGANWTFVIWGFLNGLYYLPLLLSSKKRKYTNIVAYDRKLPSLKETLQILITFALFTFSMVFFRSASLSEAFSYLKLSVLNIGVRPELIFNWVLSPSFVFVILLIIVEWVQRRKQYFLQIENLPFFMRWTVYLLAIASLVYLGQFSSSQQFIYFQF; this is encoded by the coding sequence ATGATATTTAATTCACTCACCTTTGCCTTGTTTTTGCCTATTGTTTTTGTGCTGTATTGGTTTGTTTTCAATAAAAACCTCAAAGTACAAAACCTTTTACTAGTTGTGGCAAGCTATGTGTTTTATGGTTGGTGGGATTGGCGTTTTTTATCATTGATTTTTATCAGCTCAATTTCAGACTATACCATAGGATATTTTTTAGCAAAACAAAAAGGGAAGCTAGGTAGGAAACTATTACTATGGCTTAGTTTAGCCATCAACTTGGGTTTTCTGGGCTTTTTTAAATACTATAATTTCTTTTCAGAATCACTTATTGAGGCGTTTAGATACGTGGGAATTCATCTACATGAATCGAGTTTGAATATTATTTTACCTGTTGGAATTAGCTTCTATACTTTTCAAACTCTGAGTTATACCATAGATATATATAGAAAGAAAATAGAACCCACTACACAGATAATTTCATTTTTTGCTTTTGTCAGCTTTTTTCCACAATTGGTAGCGGGACCTATAGAACGGGCTTCAAAACTTTTACCTCAATTTCAGAATGCGAGAGTTTTTAATGTTGTAAAAGCCAAAGATGGCCTTAGACAAATATTAGCAGGATTAATTAAGAAGGTGGTGATTGCCGATACCTTAGCCATCCAAGTTGACTTAATTTTTGGTGGAGATTTAGCTGCAACACCTGGGCTTGTTTTGATATTTGGAGCTATTTTATTCGTATTTCAAATTTATGGTGATTTTTCTGGATATACAGATATTGCAATAGGTACAGCAAGACTTTTTGGCTTCGATTTGATGAGGAATTTCGCCTATCCCTTTTTCTCCAGAAATATAAATGAGTTTTGGCAGCGTTGGCATATTTCACTTTCTACTTGGTTTCGCGATTATGTATTTATTCCATTGGGTGGGAGCTATTGTTCTAAATCTAAGCAAGTAAGAAATATAATAATCACATTTACCATCAGTGGTTTTTGGCATGGAGCAAATTGGACTTTTGTGATTTGGGGATTTCTTAATGGATTGTATTATTTGCCCTTGTTATTATCATCTAAAAAGAGAAAATACACTAATATTGTGGCATATGATAGAAAACTTCCAAGCCTAAAAGAGACCCTGCAAATTTTAATAACATTTGCTTTGTTTACCTTCTCGATGGTGTTCTTTAGGTCGGCAAGTTTATCTGAAGCTTTCAGCTATTTAAAATTATCGGTGTTGAATATTGGAGTTAGACCAGAGCTTATTTTTAACTGGGTTTTGTCACCCTCATTCGTGTTTGTTATATTGTTGATTATAGTTGAATGGGTTCAAAGAAGAAAACAATATTTCCTTCAAATTGAAAACCTTCCATTCTTTATGAGGTGGACAGTTTATCTTTTAGCGATAGCAAGTCTTGTGTATCTAGGTCAGTTTTCTAGTTCTCAACAGTTTATTTACTTTCAATTCTAG
- a CDS encoding glycosyltransferase family 2 protein, producing MISTPEINIIIPLYNEEDSFKKLIKRIDDLIENSEFRIEVILVDDGSRDATTRMMEELSFKNSTYQSIFLSRNFGHQMALTAGLESVNATKGVMIIDGDLQDPPEMLDAFYAEYKKGNDVVYAIREERKGALLLRIAYQWFYKIMKRFAYIHIPLDSGDFSFLSRRVVDEINKLPEEGRFLRGIRAWVGFKQIGIPYHREERKNGDSKYSLKNLTSLAMNGIFNFSKYPIRFTMVLGTSAFTISMIYFIITLFRKIFIGDVPSGFTALLFVIILFGGLQLMAIGVIGEYILRIFFQVKNRPHYIVQQRIKNKEVTSE from the coding sequence ATGATATCAACACCTGAGATAAATATAATAATTCCATTGTATAATGAGGAGGATAGCTTTAAAAAACTCATTAAAAGAATAGATGATTTGATAGAAAATAGCGAGTTTCGAATAGAAGTTATTCTTGTAGATGATGGAAGTAGAGATGCTACCACAAGAATGATGGAGGAGCTTTCATTTAAAAACTCCACATATCAATCGATATTTTTATCTAGAAACTTTGGCCATCAAATGGCATTAACTGCAGGTTTAGAATCTGTAAATGCAACAAAGGGGGTGATGATTATTGATGGTGATCTTCAAGATCCACCCGAAATGTTAGATGCTTTTTATGCAGAATATAAAAAAGGTAATGATGTGGTTTATGCTATTAGGGAAGAGAGAAAAGGTGCATTGTTGTTGAGGATAGCCTACCAATGGTTTTATAAAATTATGAAACGATTTGCCTACATTCATATTCCTCTGGATAGCGGCGATTTTTCATTTTTAAGTAGGCGAGTTGTAGACGAAATTAACAAGCTACCTGAAGAGGGTAGGTTTCTGCGAGGAATACGAGCTTGGGTTGGTTTTAAGCAAATTGGTATTCCATATCATAGGGAAGAACGGAAAAATGGAGATTCTAAGTATAGCTTGAAGAATTTGACCAGTTTAGCTATGAACGGAATATTTAATTTTAGTAAATATCCCATACGCTTTACTATGGTTTTAGGTACCTCGGCCTTTACTATTTCTATGATATATTTTATAATCACCTTGTTTAGGAAAATATTTATTGGGGATGTCCCGTCTGGATTTACAGCGCTATTATTTGTTATTATTCTCTTCGGTGGACTTCAGTTAATGGCCATTGGAGTCATTGGAGAATATATATTACGCATTTTCTTTCAGGTGAAAAATAGGCCTCATTATATTGTTCAGCAGAGAATTAAAAATAAAGAAGTAACAAGTGAATAG
- a CDS encoding rhamnan synthesis F family protein, which yields MEEQDFIPYKTTNDWQKGNVLVFAPHPDDEVFGCGGAILKHLAQGDQVEVIIITDGASPVIESQKSSLYKSIRQQESINAACVLGYGEPIFLDYPDRGFLFNESSILHILQLLETHHPAIIYLPSSSEIHPDHISVFQVLVESVKRCSHQIELYFYEIGQMQKANRLLDISGFYAQLNQAMDCFKSQLEAQDYKYHINALHAYRTYTLGKNIKYAEAYFYLPSTDLFSGSEVWQKTNQKKGPINIDSNLPNDNNPLISIVVRTMNRRDLAQALKSISEQSYSNIEVLVIDALGKNSIVLGDSCGNFPLRVISENRPLSRPQAANVGLKHVNGTYFCFLDEDDLLYSFHCGALINVLQGSNSVAAYSNIERVDANHDVLNVYNDDFDFIKLLWGNYIPLNAIMFSNSVLKECEFDEDFELYEDWNFIIQVSMLGSIIHMNKLTGKYIDTNSSGVRSNAKKIHEMDISLKNKWKNKISPEMYFEFLNYGSQLLKDDNIRFKKKNEKLNLSINKYLKQIEILESKNQDNRAIINSTEESVVELERVIQDKESQVQNLHSEKLNLEINAKMIKNSISWRITKVFRLPIFEAITNIILKYRFDKLLKNTELFDANYYLSNNEDVEVSGVSPIKHFLFHGGIEGRNPSEIFNSKLYLEQNPDVKEAGINPLYHYLLFGKKETRKCVNIDVEGNELTNTEYQRILERQTDTPNVITEMSDNDTLKLIKESDLFNAEYYIHKNKDVKEAGIEPHEHYLYWGYKEKRNPSKDFDNQFYLETNPDVVSFGINPLLHYLKYGINENRLPKAIKVDENHSLSLADINNVEIDDDSWTEQKVAIVCHLYYFDLADEIIEYLKNIPISFDIFISTRANYIEKVNVLFSSKFKGSQVLVKSFSNKGRDIFPFVSYYKSHLQNYDLVCKIHSKKSPHNLHLEGWRKYLLEQLIGGKAPIKKILHSFKSDKKLGVVWPIEYPYLSVVYKDNDWINDDASAKFYQSHSKLPKIRSTRSDFNFEFPTGSMFWFRPQSFKELLQLNIQMEDFEEEKNQLDYTLAHYLERLWPQFVKDSSFSIQKSYFSDKMRIDQSEHRKKLPTGPSILFITHDLFQAGAQQILLNILNWLYHNTSIKMSVVALKLGDDGGKLKFAIESVADLYMWDQLENEYGEEAIHQLENKVGTVDLIYGNTIVSTQIYSFLSAFNAPFITHIHELEKSIQKYTLDKTREVWKNKTNLHIACSEPVEINLQENHNIKPTDILCIHEFIKPHYIVEPNKLDRREMLALPEHKTIIWACGTINWRKGTDVFIKVAHELKKRGVENFEFNWIGDNYWNIEHADWGDWTEWEEYIKKYKLEKLINIIPSRNNPSEYFAAGDLFFLPSREDPFPLVCLEAAECGLPIVCFEKAGGIPTLVGDDAGFSVPFLDVEKAADVISKLISDEKLKQKLGAKAREKVFSSYTTDIAVPQILKACHKEMKTQPLVSVVVPVFNHGDFVVERIESILNQTFKDFEIIILDDCSTDNSLSLIRKYETNSSIRIITNEVNTGSPFKQWGKGVEQAQGKYIWIAEGDDVATPEFIESLLVAFSNPNVRMAYSASHQVDQIGEVEKEHYINIGHYSNLGFPKERWQKEYYEEGKNEIESALAIRNTIPNVSAVIFEAQAIKSVDFEKAAEFKNGGDWYSYLSILKTGEIYYHPAHLNYHRVHSTSVVVTNKILAKNTLPDYYKIHLKVVQENKLSPKVIDLMINSVTCDLRNIWPDLNDKEFAELYDSKMILQNRI from the coding sequence ATGGAAGAGCAAGACTTTATTCCTTATAAAACAACTAATGATTGGCAAAAAGGAAATGTTCTGGTATTTGCTCCACATCCCGATGATGAAGTATTCGGCTGTGGAGGTGCTATTCTAAAACATTTGGCCCAAGGAGATCAGGTAGAAGTGATTATTATTACCGATGGTGCTTCACCGGTGATTGAGAGTCAGAAGTCAAGTCTGTATAAATCCATTAGGCAGCAAGAATCTATAAATGCAGCGTGTGTTTTAGGATATGGAGAGCCTATCTTTCTAGATTATCCAGATAGAGGATTCCTTTTTAATGAAAGTAGTATTTTACATATTTTACAATTACTAGAAACTCATCATCCAGCTATAATATATCTCCCTTCTTCTTCAGAAATACACCCTGACCATATTTCTGTTTTTCAGGTTCTTGTTGAATCAGTAAAAAGGTGTTCTCATCAAATAGAGTTGTATTTTTATGAAATTGGGCAAATGCAGAAAGCCAATAGACTTCTCGATATATCAGGTTTTTATGCTCAATTAAACCAAGCCATGGACTGTTTCAAAAGTCAACTTGAAGCTCAGGATTATAAATATCATATAAATGCACTTCATGCCTATAGAACTTATACTTTGGGGAAAAATATAAAATATGCCGAAGCTTATTTTTATTTGCCATCAACAGATTTGTTTTCTGGAAGTGAAGTTTGGCAAAAAACAAACCAAAAAAAGGGTCCAATTAATATTGATTCAAATCTACCAAATGATAATAATCCATTGATTTCTATTGTTGTTCGAACAATGAACAGGAGAGATTTAGCTCAAGCCTTAAAGTCTATAAGTGAACAAAGCTATTCAAATATTGAAGTTCTAGTGATAGATGCATTGGGGAAGAATTCAATTGTTTTAGGGGATTCTTGTGGGAATTTTCCATTGAGAGTAATTTCTGAGAACAGACCATTATCGAGGCCACAAGCTGCAAATGTTGGTTTAAAACATGTAAACGGCACCTATTTCTGTTTCCTTGATGAAGATGATCTGTTGTATAGCTTTCATTGTGGGGCTTTAATTAATGTTTTACAAGGAAGCAATTCTGTTGCTGCATATTCTAATATAGAAAGAGTAGATGCTAATCATGATGTCTTAAATGTTTACAATGATGACTTCGATTTTATAAAGCTTTTATGGGGGAATTATATTCCATTAAACGCAATAATGTTTAGCAATTCTGTTCTCAAAGAATGTGAGTTTGATGAGGATTTTGAATTATATGAGGATTGGAATTTTATAATACAAGTATCAATGTTGGGTTCTATTATTCATATGAATAAACTTACAGGAAAATATATTGATACCAATTCATCTGGAGTAAGGAGTAATGCGAAAAAAATTCATGAGATGGATATTTCTCTAAAGAATAAATGGAAAAACAAGATATCTCCAGAAATGTACTTTGAATTCTTGAACTATGGTTCGCAACTGCTTAAGGATGATAATATCAGGTTTAAGAAGAAAAATGAAAAGTTGAACCTCTCAATCAATAAATATTTAAAGCAAATAGAAATATTAGAAAGTAAGAATCAGGATAATCGTGCCATAATAAACAGTACAGAGGAAAGTGTAGTTGAGTTGGAGCGAGTAATTCAAGATAAAGAGAGTCAGGTTCAAAACCTTCACAGTGAAAAATTAAACTTAGAAATAAATGCCAAAATGATTAAAAACTCTATATCGTGGAGAATAACAAAGGTATTTAGGTTGCCAATATTTGAGGCTATAACAAATATTATTCTTAAATATCGTTTTGATAAACTGCTCAAAAACACTGAGCTTTTCGATGCAAATTATTATCTTTCAAATAATGAGGATGTGGAGGTGTCTGGAGTTTCCCCAATCAAACATTTTCTTTTTCATGGAGGCATAGAGGGAAGAAATCCCTCTGAAATATTTAATAGTAAACTCTATTTAGAGCAAAATCCTGATGTTAAGGAGGCTGGAATAAATCCCTTGTATCATTATTTATTGTTTGGCAAAAAAGAAACTCGAAAATGTGTGAATATTGATGTTGAGGGAAATGAGCTGACCAACACAGAATACCAAAGAATATTAGAACGACAAACAGATACTCCAAATGTAATCACAGAGATGTCTGATAATGATACACTGAAGCTTATAAAAGAAAGTGATTTATTCAATGCCGAATATTATATTCATAAGAATAAAGATGTAAAAGAAGCAGGCATTGAGCCACATGAACACTATTTATATTGGGGATATAAGGAAAAAAGAAACCCAAGCAAAGACTTTGATAATCAGTTTTATTTAGAAACAAATCCTGATGTAGTAAGTTTCGGAATAAATCCATTATTACATTATTTGAAATATGGTATTAATGAGAATCGCTTACCCAAAGCGATAAAGGTAGATGAAAATCATAGTTTGAGCCTTGCAGATATTAACAATGTAGAAATAGATGATGATTCTTGGACAGAACAGAAAGTTGCAATAGTATGTCATTTATACTATTTTGATTTGGCCGATGAAATAATAGAGTATCTTAAAAATATACCCATTTCTTTTGATATTTTTATTAGTACAAGAGCAAATTATATTGAAAAAGTGAATGTATTGTTTAGTTCAAAATTTAAAGGAAGCCAGGTATTAGTTAAATCATTCTCCAATAAAGGGCGAGATATATTTCCTTTTGTGAGTTATTATAAAAGTCATTTACAAAACTATGATTTGGTATGTAAAATACACTCTAAGAAAAGTCCACACAACTTACATTTAGAGGGGTGGCGAAAATACCTTCTAGAGCAATTGATTGGCGGAAAAGCTCCCATTAAGAAAATTTTACATTCATTTAAAAGTGATAAAAAACTTGGTGTCGTTTGGCCAATTGAATACCCTTATCTATCAGTTGTTTATAAAGATAATGATTGGATTAATGATGATGCATCTGCGAAGTTTTACCAATCCCACAGTAAATTACCTAAAATTCGATCAACTAGAAGTGATTTCAATTTTGAATTTCCAACAGGATCAATGTTTTGGTTTCGCCCCCAATCCTTTAAGGAACTACTCCAGTTAAATATTCAGATGGAAGATTTTGAAGAGGAGAAAAATCAGTTGGACTACACCTTGGCACATTATTTAGAAAGACTTTGGCCACAGTTTGTGAAAGATAGTTCATTCAGTATTCAGAAATCTTATTTTAGCGATAAAATGAGAATTGACCAATCTGAACATCGTAAAAAACTTCCCACAGGCCCAAGCATTTTATTCATAACTCACGATTTGTTTCAAGCTGGAGCTCAACAGATTTTATTGAATATTTTAAATTGGTTGTATCATAATACCAGTATTAAAATGAGTGTTGTGGCCTTAAAACTTGGAGATGATGGTGGAAAGTTAAAGTTTGCTATTGAAAGTGTAGCTGACCTTTATATGTGGGATCAATTAGAAAACGAATATGGAGAGGAGGCCATACATCAGCTCGAGAATAAGGTAGGAACGGTTGATTTAATATATGGAAACACCATAGTTTCTACTCAGATATATTCTTTCCTTTCAGCTTTTAATGCTCCATTTATCACTCATATACACGAGCTCGAAAAATCAATACAAAAGTACACACTCGACAAAACACGTGAAGTCTGGAAAAACAAAACTAATTTACATATTGCTTGTTCAGAACCTGTAGAAATAAACCTTCAAGAAAATCATAATATAAAACCTACGGATATTTTATGCATACATGAATTTATTAAGCCTCATTATATAGTAGAACCAAACAAGTTGGACCGAAGGGAAATGCTTGCTTTGCCAGAACATAAAACCATTATTTGGGCTTGTGGAACTATTAACTGGAGGAAAGGCACCGATGTTTTTATTAAAGTAGCTCATGAATTAAAAAAGAGAGGGGTTGAGAATTTTGAGTTTAATTGGATTGGTGATAATTATTGGAATATTGAGCATGCAGACTGGGGAGACTGGACCGAGTGGGAAGAGTATATCAAGAAGTATAAGTTAGAAAAGCTGATTAACATTATTCCATCACGAAATAATCCATCTGAATATTTTGCCGCTGGAGATTTATTTTTCTTACCTTCTAGAGAGGATCCGTTTCCATTAGTGTGTTTAGAGGCAGCTGAGTGTGGCTTGCCAATAGTTTGTTTTGAAAAAGCTGGTGGCATTCCTACCTTAGTTGGCGATGATGCTGGTTTTTCCGTTCCTTTTCTTGATGTGGAGAAAGCTGCTGATGTTATTTCTAAATTGATTTCTGATGAAAAGCTAAAGCAAAAACTTGGTGCCAAAGCCCGAGAGAAGGTGTTCTCATCATATACTACTGATATTGCTGTTCCTCAAATATTGAAGGCTTGCCATAAGGAAATGAAAACACAACCATTGGTGAGTGTTGTGGTTCCTGTTTTTAATCATGGTGATTTTGTGGTAGAAAGGATTGAGAGTATTTTAAATCAAACATTTAAGGATTTTGAGATAATTATACTTGATGATTGTTCCACTGACAATAGTTTATCATTAATTAGAAAGTATGAAACGAATTCCAGTATTCGAATTATTACTAATGAAGTAAATACTGGTTCCCCTTTTAAGCAATGGGGAAAAGGTGTGGAACAAGCACAAGGGAAATATATATGGATTGCCGAAGGAGATGATGTGGCAACCCCCGAATTTATTGAGAGTCTATTGGTAGCTTTTAGCAATCCTAATGTACGGATGGCTTATAGTGCTTCTCATCAAGTTGATCAAATTGGCGAAGTGGAAAAGGAACATTATATCAATATTGGTCATTACAGTAACCTTGGGTTTCCCAAAGAGAGGTGGCAAAAAGAATATTATGAGGAGGGTAAAAATGAAATAGAATCTGCTCTTGCCATTAGAAATACCATTCCAAATGTTAGTGCAGTTATTTTTGAAGCACAAGCTATTAAATCTGTTGATTTTGAAAAAGCAGCTGAGTTTAAAAATGGTGGAGACTGGTATTCATACCTATCCATATTAAAAACAGGGGAAATATATTATCATCCTGCTCACCTCAACTATCATCGTGTTCATTCCACATCAGTTGTAGTTACAAATAAGATTTTAGCGAAAAATACACTTCCCGATTATTATAAAATCCATTTAAAGGTGGTTCAGGAAAACAAACTTTCGCCAAAGGTTATAGATTTAATGATTAATAGTGTAACTTGTGATCTTAGAAATATATGGCCAGATTTAAATGACAAGGAATTTGCAGAGCTATATGATAGCAAGATGATTTTACAAAACAGGATATAA